One Phycisphaerae bacterium RAS2 DNA window includes the following coding sequences:
- the infB gene encoding Translation initiation factor IF-2, which yields MADKKLRIHNLSKELSVSNQAIIDKCRAEGIDVKNHMHVLSAGLAATIREWFSEGAQHTALEEAKPVDLEKVRVRPKRATKSKKADGGEAEGDSAVAVEEAAPPAKPSRAKPTAKPADVAPLPEPMPDVAALEQPAPIAPIDAPQTAATEIEPELPAEQPAVAAEAPATTDASPAKPQPQKAVAGPQNVPMPAKLSGPRIVRIDKPDVIAPPRPALRSPRMGPRPGGPPMMRGPAAPPGDEARPGAPRHGRPKGEGEPGVDEAAEKKVPKRGGIKDHSDEVNEKLREWRDRDLIERRDRLAHASGRGIGGLRADEKAPTRRGGGSQRSTPMARKTAATVTEPIYIKDLSREAGIQVSDLVKKLMNDFGELATINSVIDTDRAQLIASEFGIELTVVKAKTGLERLAEEYAELNRAKLATRPPVVTVLGHVDHGKTSLLDRIRSANVAAGEAGGITQHIGAYRVKVGDRWVTFLDTPGHTAFTAMRARGTNMTDVVVLVVAADDGVMPTTVEAINHAKAAGTPIVVALNKIDLPHDINKIYGQLAAEGLSPSEWGGETDVIKTSAISGEGIDDLLSHLATLSEVLDLKADASLPASGTVIEAQRTEGAGNVARVLVQEGTLKAGDVVVCGAGHGRVRALKDDRGKAIKQAGPSTPVEVMGLSDVPHAGDRLLVVDSAQRAKEIAEETARLRREAALIRSAKPTNLEAMLAKASEGQIPELRVIIRADVQGSVDVLRKTLSEFPADQVKLFILHAGVGTVTESDVVLAEASSAIIIGFHVVPDAAVTRLAESSGVDIRTYRIIYNVIDDIRKALEGLLTPDEKIESRGRAEVREVFNISRVGRIAGCFVRDGVIQRSHKVRVLRDGVIVKDMGSLDSLKRFKDDVKEVKAGFECGIRVENFDDVKPGDVIEALEVTKVARTL from the coding sequence TTGGCTGACAAAAAGCTGCGAATTCATAACCTTTCGAAGGAACTGTCGGTGAGCAATCAAGCCATCATCGACAAGTGCCGCGCGGAAGGGATCGACGTCAAGAACCACATGCACGTGCTCTCGGCCGGCTTGGCCGCGACCATTCGCGAGTGGTTCAGCGAGGGCGCGCAACACACGGCACTGGAGGAAGCCAAGCCCGTCGACCTCGAGAAAGTGCGCGTGCGCCCGAAGCGCGCGACGAAGTCCAAGAAGGCCGATGGCGGCGAAGCCGAAGGCGACTCGGCTGTCGCCGTTGAAGAAGCCGCGCCGCCTGCCAAGCCGTCGCGCGCCAAGCCGACCGCGAAACCGGCCGACGTCGCGCCACTGCCCGAGCCGATGCCGGATGTTGCAGCGCTTGAACAACCTGCCCCGATTGCTCCGATTGACGCGCCCCAAACGGCGGCGACAGAGATCGAGCCAGAATTGCCTGCGGAGCAGCCGGCAGTCGCGGCCGAAGCCCCGGCCACGACCGACGCATCACCCGCCAAGCCGCAGCCGCAGAAGGCTGTCGCCGGACCGCAGAATGTTCCCATGCCGGCGAAGCTCTCCGGTCCGCGCATTGTTCGCATCGACAAGCCCGACGTGATTGCGCCGCCTCGACCGGCTCTGCGCTCGCCGCGCATGGGTCCGCGCCCGGGCGGTCCGCCGATGATGCGCGGCCCCGCCGCGCCGCCGGGTGATGAAGCCCGGCCCGGCGCCCCGCGCCACGGCCGCCCGAAGGGCGAAGGCGAACCGGGTGTCGACGAAGCCGCCGAGAAGAAGGTGCCCAAGCGAGGCGGCATCAAGGACCACAGCGACGAAGTCAACGAGAAGCTCCGCGAATGGCGCGATCGCGACCTGATCGAGCGGCGCGATCGCCTTGCGCACGCTTCGGGTCGCGGCATCGGCGGCCTCCGCGCCGACGAAAAAGCGCCCACCCGGCGCGGCGGCGGCAGTCAGCGCTCCACGCCGATGGCGCGCAAGACCGCGGCCACCGTCACCGAACCGATTTACATCAAGGACCTGTCGCGCGAGGCCGGCATCCAGGTCAGCGATCTCGTCAAGAAGCTCATGAACGACTTCGGCGAGCTGGCGACGATCAACAGCGTCATCGACACCGACCGGGCGCAGCTCATCGCATCCGAATTCGGAATCGAGCTGACGGTCGTCAAGGCCAAGACCGGTCTGGAACGTCTGGCCGAGGAATACGCCGAGTTGAATCGCGCCAAGCTGGCCACGCGACCCCCCGTCGTCACGGTGCTGGGCCACGTCGACCACGGCAAGACCAGCCTGCTCGACCGCATCCGCAGCGCCAACGTCGCCGCGGGCGAGGCCGGCGGCATCACGCAGCACATCGGTGCCTACCGCGTCAAGGTCGGCGACCGCTGGGTCACCTTCCTCGACACGCCGGGACACACCGCCTTCACCGCCATGCGCGCACGCGGCACGAACATGACCGACGTCGTCGTGCTGGTGGTCGCTGCCGATGACGGCGTCATGCCGACGACGGTGGAGGCGATCAACCACGCCAAGGCCGCCGGCACGCCGATCGTGGTCGCGCTGAACAAGATCGACCTGCCGCACGACATCAACAAGATCTACGGCCAGCTCGCCGCCGAAGGCCTCTCGCCCAGCGAGTGGGGCGGCGAAACCGACGTGATCAAGACCTCGGCCATTTCCGGCGAGGGCATTGACGATCTGCTTAGCCACCTCGCCACGCTTAGCGAAGTGCTCGACCTGAAGGCCGACGCGTCGCTTCCGGCCTCGGGCACGGTGATCGAGGCGCAGCGCACCGAAGGCGCCGGCAACGTCGCGCGCGTTCTTGTTCAGGAAGGCACGCTCAAGGCGGGGGATGTCGTCGTATGCGGTGCGGGCCATGGCCGCGTGCGCGCCTTGAAGGACGACCGCGGCAAGGCGATCAAGCAGGCGGGGCCGTCTACACCGGTCGAAGTGATGGGTCTTTCCGATGTGCCGCACGCCGGCGATCGGCTGCTGGTAGTCGATAGCGCCCAGCGCGCGAAGGAAATCGCCGAAGAAACCGCCCGCCTGCGGCGCGAGGCTGCTTTGATTCGCTCGGCCAAGCCGACGAATCTCGAAGCCATGCTCGCCAAGGCGAGCGAGGGGCAGATTCCCGAGCTGCGCGTCATCATTCGCGCCGACGTGCAGGGCAGCGTCGACGTGCTCCGCAAGACGCTTTCGGAGTTCCCGGCCGATCAGGTCAAGCTGTTTATCCTCCACGCCGGCGTCGGCACCGTGACCGAGAGCGACGTGGTCCTGGCCGAGGCGAGCAGCGCCATCATCATCGGGTTCCACGTCGTGCCCGATGCCGCGGTGACGCGCCTGGCCGAGTCGAGCGGCGTGGACATCCGCACCTATCGCATCATCTACAACGTCATTGACGACATCCGCAAGGCGCTCGAAGGCCTGCTGACCCCGGATGAGAAGATCGAGTCGCGCGGCCGGGCCGAGGTCCGCGAGGTGTTCAACATCTCGCGCGTCGGTCGCATCGCCGGCTGCTTCGTGCGCGACGGCGTGATTCAGCGGTCGCACAAGGTGCGCGTGCTGCGCGACGGCGTGATCGTGAAGGACATGGGCAGCCTCGATTCGCTCAAGCGATTCAAGGACGACGTGAAGGAAGTGAAGGCCGGCTTCGAGTGCGGTATTCGCGTCGAGAACTTCGACGACGTGAAACCGGGTGACGTGATCGAGGCCCTGGAAGTCACCAAGGTGGCGCGAACCTTGTAA
- the rbfA gene encoding Ribosome-binding factor A, whose translation MSHRIGRVAHVIRDVVSDCIANRLSDPRIQRFTSVTRVEVSPDLRIAAVHVSVMGTAAEARTTMQGLDSARGMIQTRLAKQLDMRQCPLIRFILDEGLKKAADLIRQIDETMAQDAAAHGAKEADPDDLDFPDDFDPLDDNGRDARGR comes from the coding sequence ATGTCGCATCGAATCGGTCGGGTTGCACACGTGATACGGGACGTGGTCAGCGATTGCATCGCCAATCGCCTGTCCGACCCGCGCATTCAGCGCTTCACCAGCGTGACGCGGGTTGAAGTTTCGCCCGACCTGCGCATCGCCGCGGTGCACGTCAGCGTCATGGGCACCGCCGCCGAAGCGCGCACGACCATGCAGGGCCTGGACAGCGCCCGCGGCATGATTCAGACGCGCCTGGCCAAACAGCTCGACATGCGCCAGTGCCCGCTGATCCGTTTCATCCTCGACGAAGGCCTGAAGAAAGCCGCCGACCTCATTCGCCAGATCGATGAGACGATGGCACAGGACGCCGCGGCCCACGGAGCGAAGGAAGCCGATCCCGACGACCTCGACTTCCCTGACGATTTTGATCCTTTGGATGACAACGGCCGCGACGCCCGCGGCAGATAA